One genomic window of Evansella cellulosilytica DSM 2522 includes the following:
- a CDS encoding arsenic resistance protein, with the protein MHTFEKLYTLFITFSALFGLLLGRYDFIRENANDIIVPALVMMLFITFLQISFKETIHAMKNTKFTVTSLGINFIWTPLLAGLLAYIFLYDHPALWIGFILLMVTPCTDWYLIFTSIARGNVPLSTAVLPINFIVQVLLLPIFLIIFAGTTGFIQMTTIVQSILFVLCLPLLMAYIVKRLTRKRQVLYDNINAKLSSLPVVFLCIAIMAMFASEGYLLFQNLELLAVLLIPVTLFFIINFYMSQLIGKKLNFNRADRVSLVLTTLARNSPIALALAIVAFPAEPLIPLTLIIGPLLELPILMLATQLLLKNGK; encoded by the coding sequence GCATTATTTGGTCTATTATTAGGCAGATATGATTTTATAAGGGAGAATGCAAATGATATCATTGTTCCAGCATTAGTGATGATGCTATTTATTACTTTTTTACAAATCTCTTTTAAAGAGACGATACATGCTATGAAAAACACAAAGTTTACAGTAACAAGTCTCGGCATTAACTTTATATGGACACCTCTATTAGCAGGGCTGTTAGCCTACATTTTCTTATATGACCATCCAGCTCTATGGATCGGTTTTATTTTACTAATGGTAACACCATGTACGGATTGGTATTTAATTTTTACAAGTATAGCTAGAGGGAACGTACCTCTTTCGACAGCGGTTTTGCCAATCAACTTCATAGTACAAGTACTCCTGTTACCAATTTTTCTAATCATTTTTGCGGGTACAACCGGCTTCATTCAAATGACTACAATTGTCCAAAGCATACTATTCGTCTTGTGTCTGCCGCTGTTAATGGCTTACATTGTAAAAAGGCTAACTAGAAAACGTCAAGTGTTATATGACAACATAAATGCTAAACTCTCGAGCTTACCTGTAGTGTTTTTATGTATCGCTATTATGGCTATGTTTGCATCAGAAGGATACTTACTGTTTCAAAATCTAGAACTGCTAGCTGTACTGTTAATCCCTGTGACATTGTTTTTTATCATTAACTTTTATATGAGTCAATTAATAGGGAAAAAGCTGAACTTTAACCGAGCCGATCGTGTGAGCTTAGTTTTGACGACATTAGCTAGAAATTCACCAATCGCCTTAGCTTTAGCTATCGTAGCCTTTCCAGCTGAGCCTTTAATACCATTAACGTTAATAATAGGTCCTTTATTAGAGCTTCCTATATTAATGCTAGCCACCCAATTGTTGTTAAAAAACGGTAAATAA
- a CDS encoding AGE family epimerase/isomerase, giving the protein MDKTLLYRAKQEIEKELTDRILPFWKKRVIDGSGDGFHGYIDYHLTIDHDSEKGCILHSRILWSFSAAYRKYKNDTDLQVATRAFNYLKNYLIDDEFGGLYWSVTNEGELNDTRKHIYNQAFGIYGLVEYFRATNNEEALQLAKEIYQLIEMHGFDEENKGYLEAFSRQWEKDEDLRLSDKDMDVEKTMNTHLHILEAYTNLYRVWKDDVFKEKFELLFDVVAEKVLNEKTGHYSLFFDAGWKKESDVISYGHDIEGSWLMTEAAEVLGCKVRQNKMKTMAIKMVDACIEEGLENDGSLINEKDSNDVDATRVWWVQAESLVGFLNAYELSGEERYLKHFHNSWEYIKKYVIDDKHGEWYWELDQDNNVNKEKPIVEPWKGPYHNSRACMEAVERITKITNNYIDR; this is encoded by the coding sequence ATGGATAAAACTTTGTTGTATCGTGCGAAGCAAGAAATAGAAAAAGAACTGACCGATCGAATACTCCCTTTCTGGAAAAAAAGGGTGATAGATGGAAGTGGAGATGGCTTTCATGGCTATATCGACTACCATTTAACAATTGATCATGACAGTGAAAAAGGTTGTATCCTTCATTCTAGAATACTGTGGAGTTTCTCTGCTGCGTACCGAAAGTATAAAAATGACACAGATTTACAAGTTGCAACACGAGCCTTCAATTATTTGAAAAATTATTTAATAGATGATGAGTTTGGTGGGCTTTATTGGTCGGTTACAAATGAAGGAGAGTTAAATGATACGAGAAAACACATCTATAACCAAGCGTTTGGTATATATGGATTAGTTGAATACTTCAGAGCGACTAATAATGAAGAGGCGCTACAATTAGCAAAAGAGATTTATCAATTAATAGAAATGCACGGCTTTGACGAAGAGAATAAAGGGTATTTAGAAGCGTTCAGTAGACAGTGGGAGAAAGATGAAGATTTAAGACTAAGTGACAAGGATATGGATGTAGAAAAAACAATGAATACCCACCTTCATATACTTGAAGCTTATACTAATTTATACCGTGTATGGAAAGATGATGTTTTTAAGGAGAAGTTTGAATTGTTATTTGATGTAGTAGCGGAAAAGGTATTGAACGAAAAAACAGGACATTACAGCTTGTTTTTTGATGCGGGTTGGAAAAAAGAATCCGATGTTATTTCATATGGACACGATATCGAAGGTAGCTGGTTAATGACAGAAGCGGCTGAAGTATTAGGCTGTAAAGTCAGACAAAATAAAATGAAAACAATGGCAATAAAAATGGTAGATGCATGTATTGAGGAAGGATTAGAGAATGATGGTAGTCTCATTAATGAAAAGGATTCAAATGATGTCGATGCGACCCGAGTTTGGTGGGTTCAGGCGGAAAGCTTAGTTGGCTTTTTGAATGCCTATGAGCTAAGTGGTGAGGAGCGTTACTTAAAGCATTTCCACAATAGTTGGGAGTATATAAAGAAATATGTTATAGATGATAAACATGGGGAATGGTATTGGGAGCTTGATCAGGACAACAACGTAAATAAAGAAAAGCCAATCGTTGAGCCGTGGAAAGGACCGTACCATAATAGCCGAGCATGTATGGAAGCTGTAGAAAGAATAACAAAAATAACAAATAACTATATAGACCGATAA
- a CDS encoding glycoside hydrolase family 130 protein — MENVFQARMKAVHERYKETIQRENKKLENGNGIYDRYEHPILTKEHVPPYWIYDYNEETNPYFMERLGMNVVFNPGAIYLNGKFHLVARVEGVDRKSFFAVAESDNGIDGFKFWDYPVTLPDTNEDEVNVYDMRLVQHEDGYIYGLFCSERKDKSAPPGDTSSAIAQCGIVRTKDLKTWERLNDLETKSAQQRNVVLHPEFVNGKYAFYTRPQDDFIEAGTGGGIGWGLSDSIEKAKIDEELIVDPKEYHTIKEVKNGQGDAPIKTDKGWLHVAHGVRNTAAGLRYTIYVFLTDLNEPWKVTHRPGGHFIAPEGIERVGDVSNVVFTNGLIEKDGEVFIYYASSDTRCHVATTTIDRLLDYATNTPEDKLRSTYSVEQRKELIGNNLSLFEKNPELDPRN, encoded by the coding sequence ATGGAGAATGTTTTTCAAGCAAGAATGAAAGCGGTTCATGAACGGTATAAGGAAACAATTCAGCGAGAAAATAAAAAACTTGAAAATGGAAATGGTATTTACGATCGCTATGAACACCCTATTTTGACGAAAGAGCATGTACCGCCATATTGGATCTATGACTATAATGAGGAAACTAATCCTTACTTTATGGAAAGGTTAGGTATGAATGTTGTTTTTAATCCAGGTGCAATTTATTTAAATGGAAAGTTTCATTTAGTAGCTCGTGTCGAAGGAGTTGACCGTAAATCATTTTTTGCTGTTGCGGAGAGTGATAATGGTATTGATGGCTTTAAGTTTTGGGACTATCCTGTTACTTTGCCAGATACGAATGAAGATGAAGTCAATGTGTATGATATGCGTTTAGTGCAACATGAGGATGGCTACATATACGGGCTATTTTGCTCTGAAAGAAAAGACAAATCAGCGCCTCCAGGAGACACATCAAGTGCCATTGCGCAATGCGGTATCGTGAGAACAAAGGATTTAAAAACTTGGGAACGACTAAATGACCTTGAAACAAAATCTGCACAACAGAGAAACGTCGTTTTACATCCTGAATTTGTGAATGGTAAATATGCTTTCTATACCCGTCCCCAAGATGATTTTATTGAAGCTGGTACTGGTGGTGGTATTGGTTGGGGGCTGTCAGATAGCATTGAGAAAGCGAAGATAGATGAAGAATTGATTGTGGATCCAAAGGAATACCATACTATAAAAGAGGTGAAGAATGGCCAAGGGGACGCTCCGATTAAAACGGATAAAGGCTGGCTTCACGTTGCACATGGCGTACGTAATACAGCGGCAGGGCTGCGCTATACTATTTATGTTTTCCTAACGGACTTAAATGAACCGTGGAAGGTCACGCACCGCCCGGGAGGCCACTTTATCGCACCAGAAGGAATTGAAAGAGTTGGTGACGTTTCAAACGTCGTTTTCACTAATGGCTTAATAGAAAAAGATGGAGAAGTGTTTATTTATTATGCTTCTTCAGATACGAGATGTCATGTAGCAACAACGACGATTGATCGTTTATTAGATTATGCGACCAACACTCCTGAAGATAAGCTCCGTTCCACTTACAGCGTTGAACAGCGGAAAGAATTAATCGGAAATAACTTATCATTATTTGAAAAAAATCCAGAGCTTGATCCTCGTAATTGA